One genomic segment of Flavobacteriaceae bacterium includes these proteins:
- a CDS encoding tyrosine-type recombinase/integrase has product MSSNPAEKIEKPKLPKRIPRCLDKGQIESLLLHLDCYSWFNDLEAKRNKAIIRTFLYTGVRLNELLKLKTTSINFEASEIIIYEGKGSKDRIIPIHPDLMLYLKAYQDVKKIPTEYFFSSIRSDKPLTENNLYRIIKKIRSKTKFHFSPHQLRHTFGKLSIEGNLNPFKLQRIMGHSSIETTQIYVYVSDNNLKESFQKINFG; this is encoded by the coding sequence ATATCTTCAAATCCTGCTGAAAAGATTGAAAAACCAAAACTCCCTAAACGTATTCCCCGATGCTTAGATAAAGGGCAAATAGAAAGCCTATTACTGCATTTAGATTGTTATTCTTGGTTTAATGACTTAGAAGCCAAAAGAAATAAAGCCATTATTCGCACCTTTTTATATACTGGAGTTAGGTTGAATGAGCTTTTGAAATTAAAAACTACTTCTATAAATTTTGAAGCCTCAGAAATTATCATCTATGAAGGAAAGGGGAGTAAAGACAGGATAATACCTATTCATCCAGATTTAATGCTATATCTCAAAGCTTATCAGGATGTAAAGAAAATACCGACAGAATATTTCTTTTCCAGTATTCGTTCAGATAAACCACTTACGGAAAATAACCTATATAGAATCATCAAAAAAATTCGAAGTAAAACTAAGTTTCATTTCTCTCCACATCAGCTAAGGCATACTTTCGGTAAATTATCTATTGAGGGTAATCTCAATCCTTTTAAATTACAAAGAATAATGGGACATTCAAGTATAGAAACGACACAGATTTACGTGTATGTGAGTGATAACAATTTGAAGGAAAGTTTTCAAAAAATCAATTTTGGATAA
- a CDS encoding tyrosine-type recombinase/integrase, producing MNTILQRHQEFCQYQVVFKNNTPRTIKWFKEVINYFVKQTEVYNIEDVTQNVIENWLIHGKCEKNWSTKTIRTRLGNVRLFFKWCVARGYLQKNPADNIPVPKLESKIPKHLTKEQSTLILDWAKCYPYHHYYEKPRAVAILAVFLFTGIRLQELLNLKIDDVNTKENVLFVRAGKGKKDRMIPINAQLKKYLEKYLSVRSKINNRSVYFFVSLICTAQMSAEVIPRLLRKIGKKAGIHIHAHLLRHTFAVLMLEAGCNLFSVSRLLGHSDIKTTTIYLSATVSHLQDQISKHPLE from the coding sequence ATGAACACTATTCTCCAACGGCATCAAGAGTTCTGTCAGTATCAAGTTGTTTTTAAAAATAACACTCCAAGAACGATTAAATGGTTTAAGGAAGTCATTAATTATTTTGTGAAGCAAACAGAAGTTTATAACATCGAAGATGTTACCCAAAACGTGATTGAAAATTGGCTTATTCACGGAAAATGTGAAAAGAATTGGTCAACTAAAACTATCCGTACCCGTTTAGGTAATGTGCGCTTGTTTTTTAAATGGTGTGTAGCACGAGGGTATTTACAAAAGAATCCTGCTGATAATATTCCTGTGCCAAAATTAGAATCTAAAATCCCAAAGCATTTAACCAAAGAACAATCTACACTTATTTTGGATTGGGCAAAATGCTACCCTTATCATCACTACTACGAAAAACCACGAGCTGTGGCTATTCTTGCCGTTTTTCTGTTTACAGGAATTAGATTGCAGGAATTACTCAATCTAAAAATTGACGATGTAAATACTAAAGAGAACGTTTTATTTGTTCGAGCAGGGAAAGGCAAGAAAGACCGTATGATTCCAATAAATGCTCAATTAAAAAAGTACTTAGAAAAATATCTATCTGTACGTTCTAAAATCAACAATAGAAGTGTATATTTTTTTGTTTCTCTTATTTGCACAGCACAAATGAGTGCAGAAGTTATCCCTCGTTTACTTAGGAAAATTGGTAAAAAAGCAGGCATCCATATTCACGCTCATTTGCTCCGTCATACCTTTGCCGTTTTAATGCTAGAAGCTGGTTGTAATCTCTTTAGTGTTTCTCGATTATTAGGACATAGTGATATTAAAACAACGACTATCTATTTATCTGCTACCGTTTCACATTTACAAGACCAGATAAGTAAACACCCTTTGGAATAA
- a CDS encoding GLPGLI family protein produces MRIFTLLVLIIVLHASAYSQDIKTGIIYYDHIDNHYGVSYNSYLVFNQNKSHFVTYKDSLGLSNQKIDSGSEETLVEIADFDDISKTRKKGLQVYLDKSKDSIYFSNAFSLISRVIYAKEKIPDFKWKFESATKKIGKFLCKKAVTKFRGREYICWYTEEIPLPYGPWKLQGLPGIILEAKTRDGFFKMVFKKIKYPEQQLKVPTSKIMILPKGKKFISLDKYIGRQRKHIKETDNSLKIHAKKFGVHIEPFSEKDNFLEIFGQ; encoded by the coding sequence ATGAGAATATTTACTTTATTGGTGCTGATAATTGTTCTTCATGCTTCTGCTTATTCGCAAGACATTAAAACAGGAATTATTTATTACGACCATATAGATAATCATTATGGAGTTAGTTATAATTCTTATTTGGTATTTAATCAGAACAAATCCCATTTTGTGACATATAAGGATTCTTTAGGGTTATCAAATCAAAAAATTGATTCAGGTAGTGAAGAAACCCTTGTTGAAATAGCCGATTTTGATGATATTTCCAAAACACGAAAAAAGGGTTTACAAGTTTATTTAGATAAATCCAAGGATAGTATTTATTTTTCAAATGCTTTTTCGTTGATATCAAGAGTGATATATGCAAAAGAGAAGATTCCTGATTTTAAGTGGAAATTTGAAAGTGCTACAAAAAAAATAGGAAAATTTCTTTGCAAAAAAGCTGTGACTAAATTTAGAGGTAGAGAATATATTTGTTGGTATACTGAAGAAATACCTTTGCCTTATGGACCATGGAAGCTTCAAGGGTTGCCTGGAATTATATTGGAAGCTAAAACAAGAGATGGGTTTTTTAAAATGGTTTTTAAAAAAATAAAGTACCCTGAACAACAATTAAAAGTTCCTACAAGTAAAATAATGATTCTCCCTAAAGGAAAAAAATTCATTTCACTAGATAAATACATAGGTAGGCAAAGGAAACATATAAAAGAAACTGATAATTCATTAAAAATTCACGCAAAAAAGTTTGGAGTTCACATAGAACCTTTTAGTGAAAAAGATAATTTTTTAGAAATTTTTGGGCAATAA
- a CDS encoding DUF4172 domain-containing protein encodes MTHVLWNWLLKNWPQFTYDKESLIELGKLFIENSGTVVGGLKHVNNDSKNDLLVEIFSNEAIRTSEIEGEFINRDSVQSSIKRNLGLQVEKRKVSPAEFDIAEMMVDLYVNYYKPLSHEQLFEWHK; translated from the coding sequence ATGACACACGTTTTATGGAATTGGTTACTGAAAAATTGGCCTCAATTCACGTATGATAAGGAAAGTCTTATCGAATTAGGGAAACTATTTATTGAAAATAGCGGTACGGTTGTCGGTGGATTAAAACACGTTAACAATGATTCTAAAAATGATTTATTAGTAGAAATATTTAGTAACGAAGCAATCAGGACTTCAGAAATTGAGGGCGAATTTATAAACAGAGACAGTGTTCAATCATCTATTAAAAGAAATTTAGGATTACAAGTAGAAAAACGAAAAGTATCGCCTGCTGAATTTGACATCGCCGAAATGATGGTGGATTTGTATGTAAATTATTATAAACCACTATCTCACGAGCAACTTTTTGAATGGCATAAATGA